AGAGTTATCATCTGAtgagactacatcatctgtttttttctctAATACAGAACAGCAATATTTATTAACACTTAtgccttttttgcattattattgatgattctaccatttccatctagtaatggaccaataacggtatcaggattctttttgttcctaatatacgtagaaaactccttattgtccttaaatCCTCTAGTTGCTTGCATCAGCTGTGAATGGGGCCTGCGATCTCTTTATAGCATTAGATAGTTTATGTTATCACTAAGTAACTTTCATCCTGACACGTTGAGTGACAGGTATGGAGCAGAACACGTACAAGATAGGTAGCAGCTATCTTCTATCATGGTCCTAAAGCAGCCTCTGCTAGAATTAATTCTCCATAACCCAGTAAATCAATATACTCTGCTGATGTTGCCCTCAAGGCTGATGATTTCTGAGATGCAAGGAAGAGCAAAAGCATCAGTTAAATGACTGATCGGGACTCAGGTgccctgggttcaatttctggctctgccactgcctccctgtgtgaccttggacaagtcatgaTTCTCTCTGGGCCGCAGTTctacacctgtaaaatggggataataatgctgcttttcttccaccctttgtctatcttattatctacttagattgtaaactgtttgggtCAAGCCCTGTCACTTGTTATgcgtttgtacagagcctagcgcAATGGTGTCCTGTCCTTGATTAGTGCCTTATGGCATTATTGCAATGTAAATtcatagcatttaaggccagaaaggatcattagatcatctagtctgacctcctgggcaTCCCAGCTTCATAAATTTCACCCAGGTACCCCTGTATTAAGCCCAGTcgcttgtgtttggctaaagcatctcttccacTCTGGATCTGAAGACAGCAAgagagagaatccaccactttccttggaagcatgttccaatggttaatcccCCCCAGTGGTAACAATTTGTGCCTTTCCAATTTCAGTTTGCCTGACTCCAGCGTTCCAGGCATggatttttgttttgactttctccactagattaaagagccctatAGGACCCAGTACTTTCTCCGTCTGAAGGtccttatacactgtaatcaataATAACAGAAATGTGACACCGGTCCACTGGGAACTGTactgagacaggtttcagaggggcagccgtgttagtctgtatcagcaaaaacgaggagtccttttggcaccctaaagactaacacatttatataaatacatttgttagtttatgcccaaataaatttgttagtctctaaggtgccaggaggactcctccttgtttttgctgtaCTGAGAGGGTGCATTTGACAAAGGCCATCAGCTGTCAGAAGGAAACTGACTTGACTGGATTTATCTTTGAGGCAAAGAGCTCCACCTCCCACTCCAAATCCGTTCCCCCTAGGAACCTGCCCAGTGAGAATATGAGGTTGCTGTTGGTTATTACTTTGTGTAGGTTAGCGATGTCCATGAGTCTAACAAGCAGCTCAAAATATGCCACTTCGGATGAGTGAGGTCTGGAAGTGTCCTTCACAAACTCTTTGCAGCAAAAGCCATTATTCTCCAGCGGTGCTTGCTGCTGCAGGGCCTGGATTGCCATCAGCCCTGTGCCATTCAGATTTCTTCAGTGTCCAGATGAGACATGAAGTGTCTTGTGCATTAGGCAGATCCCCCGCAGGCTTGTGTATAATGAAATATTCAGCTCATTTGAAGGTTACAGGGGAAGGTTATGAGAACTCCTAGAGATGGAGCAATTTCTGTTCAAACAGGGAATGTCAAGATAAACATTATGTGCCAGATTCCAATGTCAGCTACCTCAGGGTAAATCCAGAGGAACTGAGCTGGGTTCTtgggagttactcctgatttgcatgGCCGCAAGAAGGGGAGAAAATCAGGGCTAAgtgaggagggggagcaggaagagaagcCAAGAGAAGAACGAAGTTAAAGCAGGCCCCTTGGCGTCTAGCAGTGGTTAAAGCGGTGGGGTCAGCCCAGTTTTACACTGGGGTAGGCGAGAGGAGACGCAGGCCCAGGTCCTTATTCTGTTCTCCATCTGCAGCCCCCGCGGGTGTCAAATCGGTGCAAGTTACACGCCCCTGCCCCTGGCACCCAGTGTAAGTGATCACAGCACCCCCGGGCGGGGGGTTTCCACACCCCATCTGCACCTCGGCTGGATTTGGCCCGGCGCCCCCCCAGGAGCCTGTGCTCCTCATGGACTCGGACCCCGACCACTTTCGGCAACGGACGGACTGAATCCCCGGCGGGCCGAGGAGCCAGGGCCTGGCCCCGGTGTCCGTGCTGAGAGGTGCTgtctgtgagaggggaagtaaagAAAAAAGCCCCTTTGCCCCTCACCATTTTGGCAAACTCGGGGGGGTCTCAGTCCCCCTGGGGCAACTGCTGCCCCCGGTGCCAGGCTTTGCCCCCTGTGACCCTCTGCCAGCGCCTCGCCCCGGGCTTAACgctgctccccccccagccctgatttTGCCCTGTAGCCCCAGCCTCCAGCTGCTGCACCCCCCGCTCCGATTCGCCCCCTCGAGAGCAGCCCGCAGAGCCCCAGGGCCCAGAGGGccgcgggcagggcagggcctgcagcCGCTGCGCGGAGCATGCGCAGTGCGCCGCGAGTCGCCCGTGGCGGCCATGTCCTTCTGCGCCTTCTTCGGCGGGGAGCCGTTCCGGAGCCACTTCGAGCCCGGTGCGGGAGCGGGGCCCGCGGGAGCGGGGGGCCGGGAGGGCATTGCCCATAGGGGCCGGGCTCCCCCAGTCCATCGGGGTGGCCATTGCCCATAGGGGCCGAGTTCTCTCTCTCCATAGGAGCTGGGATCCATAGGAGCCGGGCTCCCCCGGTCCATAGGGGTGGCCGGGCTCCCCCTGTCCGTAGGGGTGGCCATTGCCCATAGGGGCTGGGCTCCCCCGGTCCATAGGGGTGGCCGGGATCCCCCTGTCCGTAGGGGTGGCCGGGCTCCCCCAGTCCGTAGGGGTGGCCGGGATCCCCCAGTCCGTAGGGGTGGCCGGGATCCCCCTGTCCGTAGGGGTGGCCATTGCCCATAGGGGCTGGGCTCCCCCGGTCCATAGGGGTGGCCGGGATCCCCCTGTCCGTAGGGGTGGCCATTGCCCATAGGGGTGGCCGGGATCCCCCTGTCCATAGGGGTGGCCGGGATCCCCCTGTCCATAGGGGTGGCCGGGATCCCCCTGTCCATAGGGGTGGCCGGGATCCCCCTGTCCATAGGGGTGGCCATTGCCCATAGGGGTGGCCGGGCTCCCCCTGTCCATAGGGGTGGCCGGGCTCCCCCTGTCCATAGGGGTGGCCGGGCTCCCCCTGTCCATAGGGGTGGCCGGGCTCCCCCTGTCCATAGGGGTGGCCGGGCTCCCCCTGTCCATAGGGGTGGCCATTGCCCATAGGGGCCGGGTTCCCTCTCTCCATAGGGGCGGCTGGGCTCCCGCAGTTCATAGGGGAGGTTGGGCTCTCCCTGTCCATAAGGGTGGCCTTCAGCCAGGGGGGCCGGGCTGCTGGGGCTTGGAGGCAGCAGGAACCCCTTTGCCAGCCCCCTCCTGGTAACACAGGAGCCCTGATCAGCTCAGCCGTGGGGCCTGGGTCTGAGCTCCCCCAATCCCCGGGTGGCCGCACAGAACCCCAGACCCGCTCTGAATCCCCAGGAGGCGCACAGGTgcttgcagagccccctggcATGCCAGCCAGGGCGTGGGCGTGGCAGGTAGCTCAGACTGCCCAGAGTCCAGCTGGGCTGGGCAATAGAATGAGCGGGGCCCAGTCTTGCGGGAGAAACCGCGCCAGAGCTGGGGTCAGCTGGAGGTGGGTGTGGACTAGGGCTTCTCTTCTGAGCCGTGCTTGGGCCAAAGGTGCATAAGGAACAGGCCAGTGTGTGCTTGTGACAGAGAGGATCCAGAACGGTGTCATAGGCCCTGTACTGCTTGTAGCTAAATGGGATTCTCTTTAGATCATGTGACAGAGGCTTGCAATTTTGCTGTAGAGGGCTCTGAGATTTCATCCCTGCCACTGCCATGAAATCCTTAGTCCTATCTTGGCCACTGGAAAGTGACAGCGGGTGGTGGCAGGTTTGGCTAAGGTTTGGTGACCTGTTGGTGTATCCTGGCCTGAGTTCATGTTTAGCAGGGCTGTATTGTAAACCATTCTTTGAGGTGATCTTCTCTGACCTTGAGTGGTGTCTGGGCAGAAGGATCCAGGCGTTACAGGTGCAGCACACATGTGACTGAATTTGCAGGGTTAGCTGCCACCTGGAGTTAACCCGTCATTtctcctgtccccctccccaggcaTTTACATCTGTTCCAAATGCGGTTATGAGCTGTTCTCCAGCAGAGCAAAATACCAGCACTCGTCTCCTTGGCCGGCCTTCACTGAAACCGTGCATGCCGACAGTGTGGCCAAGTACGAAGAGCGGCCGGGCGCCTTGAAGGTGCTGATGAAAACCTTGTAGAGAGTAAAGCAGAAGCTTGACAGCTCTCCCTGACTTGTCCCTGCTGCTCGCTGTCTGAATAGCAGCACAAAGGGGGCGCCTGGGGGTTGGCCCCGGTTCATTCGTGTTCCTCCCTTGCATCTTCTAGGTGTCCTGTGGCAAATGCGGCAATGGACTGGGCCATGAGTTCCTCAACGACGGGCTGAAGAGGGGGCAGTCTCGCTTCTGAATATTCAGTAGCTCGCTGAAGTTCATCCCTGCAGGTAAGGGCTGCACCTGGACAGTCCCTCTGGCTGGGATCTGCCTGGTTTGGTCAGCGACTCCAGTGGTTTCCAGGGTTTGAGCGAGGGCATGTTTAATAAGAATGGATTTGTCTAGCATCCGCGTTTGGTGTTTCCATCTCCAAGGACCAGTGTTAAGGCAggcctccttcccccccctccaccccccgcatTCCCAAACACAGCTGGGGCATTGAGAGTACCCTTGGGAGCATTCTTGATCAGGCCTGCCTCCTGGCAGGGAGTGAGGTGCCTTCCTTTGTTTCCCTCTTTCTTCCACCTCTGTTAGTGAGACAACCACGGTCCAGGATCATGGCCGCTGTGGCAGAAAGCGCCTCAGGCTGACTCAATTAAAGAATACTAGGGAATGTTCTTCCCTGGGGCCCTCTCTGGTTAGGTTAATTAGTTAGAAGCAGGCGCCAAGCTGATAAAGTGATGAGGCTGGAGCCGTGTTGGTAAACTCTCCTGGGTGTGGTCCCCCTGATCTCGCTCTCTGTGAGATTTTTGTTGATGAGCCTCATTGTGCTTTGGGTTCAGTTAGGGGTGGCTGTTTTTTATTAGGTCATTGGTGATGGGCTCAGATAAACTGAGAAGCTACCCAGAATCCTAAACAAACCTTCCAGgcctttagattttaaaatgaacaaataaaTCAATGCTCCCCTGAACTTCCTGGGCCAGAAGCAGGGAGTGTTGGAGAGGGTCCCTTCCAGCGAGCTTTCCAGTCCAGTGCTGCAGATCCCAAAGCAGTTTGGAGAAGCAGCCGAACAGTTTGAGATTAGTATTTGTAAAGGAAGGACAGGGAAACATGAGTCCATGTGAATGGGGCTGGGAGAGTTAGCTAGTGCAAGTTGGCAGAAGAAGACAAGGACATGTGATGTGGGTTTTAACTAGGCTGTAGCTTTATTAGTCAAGTTAAATCCAAAGTTCCAGTCGGGGGACAGCCCATTGTGGTCACTTGCACCCCATTGATCCTTTGCCAATTCTTGGTGTCCCCCACCTCAGAGGGAGCCAACCATCACACTTGCCCACTAGCATCCCTTCCCATTTTGGGGGTTGAGCAAGAGGGGACCTTGACCAGCGTCACCGTCAGGCGCATTGGAGAGGTGGTCCTCCCGCGGTAGTGCCCCATCCCCTGCTTCACATTTTCCTCCAGGGGTTTAGACACACTGCCTCTAGACACACTGCCTCCATCCACCTTGCGGGATGTGGAGCCTACATCGGCAAGTTCCTGCACTGGGCACCTGCCAACAGTTGCGACAACTAAATGACCCTCAGATAGGTCCAGCTGAgtcctctgggaggggagagaatccCAGCCTGCTGGTTGCCCCTAGGTTTTGTTACAGGGAAGGTGAAATAACCGAACCAGCCTCAGCCAAGCTGGTGgtctggggaaaaattccttcccaacccccaagTGGAGACAGCACAACCCACTAAGATCTAGATAAGTGGGGCAGGGTGGGTTGGCTGCTGGAAACCAGCAATCAGGAAGTAGCCTTATCATGGCTCCAAATCTTGCGAGACCTCAAACCTACCCTGGAAGTCCAGTGTggactggaaatctcacaagCCCTGTCCTCTCCTTTTGCCCTGTCCCATCACGGGAGGCCCCAAAACTCACTCAGCTCGGGGCCTTCTTAGCTAGGTAACTCCTCCTgtctctctgcccccttccaAAGTGTGTTAGAGACGTTAATGATGTAAGTTCTATAAAAGCCGTgttagagaggtaaagatggcccccattttacagatggagaaactgagaaccagagggcttgatcctgctgccAGGGGAGTTCTGCAGAGCAAGGATCAAGGTTCTGAGGGGCTTTCCCAAGGGCCCAGAGGGTGCAAGAGCAGCTCCAGAATTAGAACCAAAAACTTGGTGCCTCTGGTCCGGCCCTCTAGTCCCCAGACCACAGAACTTGTGAAATATTAACCGTGTTCATCAAAACTTCCGGTGTGTAATTAGCAGGGGATTCCAGAGAAGTGGTGTCGAAATTCTGACGCATTGATTTTGTTTCCCCCTCTCTCAGACAAAGCAGAGCAGGACCTGAAGAAGTAAGCGGGCTGCTGGACTCACTCGCTGCTTATAGTGGACTCCTACAAGCTACCCATTATTTCCTGTGATAACGGTTTGAGATCAAGTGCCTGTGTGCTCTAAATGAGAATCTAGTGAAGCAAAGATCCTCCAGGCTTCTGCAATACAATGCCTCCCGTCAGAGATCTGTGCTGGGTGCTGGTTTGCTGTCTGGGAACATGAGgttgggggagcagaagggaaatgGGACACAAATCTCTGGTTGCCTTTGCTCTGTCAGGTGGGTTCTCTCTTCTGTATAGCGAATGTTGCACAGAACATGTGACAACTTCTGCTTTGAACCATCCGGTTGCAAACTTGTACATagttaggaccctaccaaattcagggtccattttggtcaatttcacggttaTAGGGtttaaaaaatggtaaatttcatgatttcagatactTAAATCTGAAAGGCCATGGTGGTGtgactgtaggggtcctgacccaaaagagggttgatgggggtcacaaggttattgtagggggagggtcatggtattgccacccttacttctgtccTGCTGCTGGTGATAGCACTGCCTACGGAGCTAGGTGGCCGGAGGGTGGCaactgctggccgggagcccggctctgaaggcagcgccgctgtcagcagcagcgcagaagtcaggacGACGTGGTATGGGAtcgccaccctgacttctgccctgctgcctgcagagctgggcatttggccggcagctgctgctgtctggcagtgcagaagtaagggtggcaaataCCGTGATTCCCCCTACAATAACCCCGCGACCCCCAACCCCCCTTTTGGGTCGGGATcaccagtttgagaaacgctggtctgccccgtgaaatctgtataatacagggtaaaagtacacaaaacaCCAAATTTCAcgagggagaccagatttcacggtccgtgacttGTCCCTTAAATATAGTGAATGGGGAGGAAGCAAATGCTGTAACTCCTTCTCATCCATCAGACCCGACCCCCAGCTCTCCCATGTCCCAAAACATCCCAGCCTCTGGCCAGTACCAGCTACTGAATTCCTTCTCTCCTGTCCATTATAAGTAGCGTGTatgatgggtgaaatcctggccctattgatgtcaataggagttttgccattgtcttcaaaggAGCCAACATTTCACCCTTTATTTCCAGAATGGGTGGAGATTCTGATCTCTTATGCCCATGTAAATCCTGAGTTACTCCATTGAAATCATTAGGGAGTGACGCTGGATTTAACTGAGATTCAGATCTGGCCCCATTCTCACAtgctattttctggtctgggatcATGGTATGAATTGCCCTAGGTAAACCCTTCCAGGATGGTTAGGGTAAGGATGTTTGGATGATCCTACCAGATAATGCTCTgggtattttatcatttttgcacaCAATAGAAATAATTTTAGAAGTcgattttattttattctgcattgggcctgattctggtctcgcTGTGTGCTCGTTTTATTACTGTATGACTCCACTGGCCTTAGCAGAGTTATTCTCGATGTACATCGGAGTAAGGGAGCTCAGAATCGGGCCCTTTCAGCAGCAActtgcctaactcaggctttggaAATTGTGAATGAATTACCTCTAGATACTAAAGGGCTATTATACTGATTTCCCCTTGAAatagcacctcctcctccccttcaccACACTGCCCACAGCTCCGTTCCCTTGGGCTGGAATGTGCGTATCTTCCTTCAATCCCTAGATCCTCATTTGTACTTTGATCAGTCCACAGGGACACCAGTACAAATGCACGATGGGATTGCTTTCTCCTCCGTGAGTCTCTTTGGCTGACTCCTTGGCGGGGCTCCATTCTGCTCTGTTACTTTAGTGTAACCCTGGAGTAACTCCGTAGGTGGCGGTGGATTTATGCCacattaaggtcctgatcctgctgccactgaagtgggtggcaaaacttccactggcttTGGTGATGTAGGATCACCACTGACcctaagtgagatcagaatctgccgCCAGCTGGACTGGTGCAGCTCCAAGTGCCATCTTGAACCTGTATACGTGACTGTAGGAAGACCCCCTTTAACCATGGTAGCCCTCTTATGGCTCAGAGGTTGGAGGTGCACAGTATTATGATGAACTACAGCGCAATGGGGAATTGGGTCTACCTGCAGTGGGCAGAGGGCTAAGGCACACTGATGGCAGTATTACGGTTCATCTGCACTGAGGGGCACTTTACAAGCTTTTCTCTGCCTGCATTTTGTGTAGCCCAAGGGAGGTGACAGGGACACAGTACAAAGAACGTGACATCCCCACTTAGCACTGGGCCTCTGCTGGTGCTTTTGTATCTGCTGCTGTAATTGTCGACCTGATAATAAACCACTGATTCATTGTCCCGGAGCAATAACTTGTTTTACGAAGCATTCCTCATGCTGACCCCTGTGGGGAATAAGCCCCAGGTTTCCTCTTCTGTTTTCTGGATTGTCGCTGTATTGCATGGCAGGATTGGGAGGGAGAAaacagatttattattatttttgtctgAGTGCGCAAAGATGTGCTAAACACGTCACAGTCACGTGTCTTTGGGTCAGAGACCCCGTCTTcctctgcatttgtacagtgcctcacacGAACCTTGCTGCTGCCTAGGAGCTACTGGAGTACAAATAGCAAGTTTTGTATTGCCACCCATCCCCATAGTATCTAGGCCCCTTCCACATAAAAGCGATAGTGAAATCGCTAATGGACTTCATGGAAACTCTGGCGCTTCTTCCCTTTTGGGGTGGAAGTTCGCTTGGGAGAGTGTTTctagttctgattttttttaaagtgtgtattagtTTACTTCGTGTAGGGTTGTTTGTTTCGGGGCCATTCTTGTATGTTTGGTTGGCTGGGGCTGGTTGGAAAGAAGGGAGGGTCAGAGCTGTGCCGCTGTAATGGTGAAAGGGCCTTTTGGAAGAACTCTCCGCCATCCCGGTGCAAGAGTGTAGCCCCAGAGTCACACACTTCATCGGGAGGACTCTGCCCCTGAATGGGTTTATGTATTCTGACAAGTCATGGAACTTCCATCTGGCTGACTCGCTGGAAAAGgattgtgagtgtgtgtgtgctctctcTCTAGCGAATGCATTAAAATACGGAACCAAAACTAGAAGTGCTTTCAGCAGCAGCGTGTCAGTCACATGAAGTTCTGACCGTGATGCAAGCTTGATTGTTTTACAGTGGCTCTGACATAGGTGTGAGTTTCTGCACAGCATTTGCCATCGCACGTCTCCATTACTGTGTCTAGGTGGCTCTTTGACCGCTCTCTCCTTAATCTGGGCCTCATGCCTGTGCTAGGGTGAGATCTGCTTTCTGGGACCACAGGGAGCCAGTCGAGCCTTCCTCCTGCAGTTGCCTTTGGACAGGGGAAGCACGCCCTCTCTTGTTTTGTCTGATgcacag
The Lepidochelys kempii isolate rLepKem1 chromosome 10, rLepKem1.hap2, whole genome shotgun sequence DNA segment above includes these coding regions:
- the MSRB1 gene encoding methionine-R-sulfoxide reductase B1 encodes the protein MSFCAFFGGEPFRSHFEPGIYICSKCGYELFSSRAKYQHSSPWPAFTETVHADSVAKYEERPGALKVSCGKCGNGLGHEFLNDGLKRGQSRFUIFSSSLKFIPADKAEQDLKK